A stretch of Vibrio maritimus DNA encodes these proteins:
- a CDS encoding glutathione S-transferase family protein — translation MGKLVDGVWHDVWYDTKSSGGKFVREDAGFRNWVENRADAEFQPESGRYHLYVSLACPWAHRTLIFRSLKGLEEHIDVTVVCPDMLSEGWTFGLPEPLFGFTKLHQIYTQAKSDYTGRVTVPVLWDKKTNTIVSNESSEIIRMFNTAFNDLTGNHDDYYPDSLRAGIDQWNEFVYPNINNGVYRCGFATTQEAYEDAFHGLFDALDKVEAHLATSRYLVGDTLTEADWRLFTTLVRFDAVYVGHFKCNKKRIADYPNIQGYLKELYQVEGVSATTDLYHIKRHYYFSHTGINPTQVVPLGPELDLDSPHGRESIGG, via the coding sequence ATGGGTAAATTAGTGGATGGTGTTTGGCATGATGTTTGGTATGACACCAAATCCTCTGGTGGCAAGTTCGTGCGCGAAGACGCAGGATTTCGCAACTGGGTCGAGAACCGAGCAGACGCGGAGTTTCAACCAGAGTCGGGCCGTTACCACTTATACGTATCCCTCGCTTGCCCTTGGGCACACAGAACCTTGATATTCCGGTCTCTTAAAGGATTGGAGGAACACATCGATGTGACTGTCGTATGCCCAGATATGCTATCTGAAGGTTGGACTTTTGGTTTGCCAGAGCCGCTTTTTGGTTTTACTAAGCTTCATCAGATTTACACTCAAGCTAAATCAGACTACACCGGCCGTGTGACGGTTCCGGTGCTTTGGGATAAGAAAACCAATACGATCGTTAGCAACGAGTCGTCTGAAATCATCCGCATGTTTAACACGGCGTTTAATGACCTTACTGGAAATCATGACGACTATTACCCAGACTCACTTCGCGCGGGAATTGATCAGTGGAATGAGTTCGTTTATCCAAACATTAATAATGGTGTCTATCGCTGCGGCTTTGCTACCACTCAAGAAGCCTATGAAGACGCGTTCCACGGTTTGTTTGACGCCTTGGACAAGGTAGAGGCACATCTAGCCACATCGCGCTATTTGGTGGGTGATACCCTGACAGAAGCTGATTGGCGCCTATTTACTACATTGGTTAGATTTGATGCGGTTTACGTAGGGCATTTCAAATGCAATAAAAAGCGCATTGCCGATTACCCAAATATTCAAGGGTATCTGAAGGAGCTGTATCAAGTAGAAGGTGTCAGCGCAACGACGGATCTTTATCACATCAAGAGACACTACTACTTCAGCCATACGGGTATAAATCCAACACAAGTCGTGCCATTAGGACCTGAACTTGACCTTGATTCACCTCACGGACGTGAATCGATTGGTGGCTGA
- a CDS encoding efflux RND transporter periplasmic adaptor subunit, protein MKNKTIMGLLALSILCVSPATLAKGKAGARAVSVVTEQVAIHQVSQSLSLVGKLEADESVIISSEVNGIVDRIQVTANQTVEKGQLLVQLNDDKALAAVAEAQAYVRDQKRILAEFQRLVDRNAITKTEIDAQKAAVDIGNARLDAANANLNDLYIEAPFAGTVGLIDFSRGKLVNVGTELLTLDDLSTMQLDLQVPESYLPMLERGMDVTALTAAWGPRVFTGKVVAIDTRVNQETLNLRVRIHFENEDSRLKPGMLAQARMEFPPIEAPIIPVQALEYSGTKRYVYVVDDNNKAHRTEVFLGARVGNQVVIEKGIEIGQRIVVQGIVNMRDGVSVSEVNANGEPSAARMQGDKKPTDKEAS, encoded by the coding sequence ATGAAAAATAAAACCATAATGGGTTTGCTGGCACTGTCTATTCTCTGTGTTTCACCAGCAACTCTAGCCAAAGGAAAGGCTGGCGCTAGGGCAGTCTCTGTCGTGACCGAGCAAGTCGCCATTCATCAAGTTTCCCAGTCACTGTCTCTTGTTGGCAAATTAGAAGCTGACGAATCCGTGATTATCTCTTCTGAAGTCAATGGCATTGTCGACCGCATTCAAGTTACCGCAAACCAAACCGTTGAAAAGGGACAACTCCTTGTCCAATTGAACGACGACAAAGCGCTCGCGGCAGTTGCAGAAGCACAAGCCTACGTCCGCGACCAAAAGCGTATCCTTGCAGAGTTCCAACGCCTAGTTGACCGCAACGCGATTACCAAAACAGAAATCGATGCTCAAAAGGCTGCTGTTGATATTGGTAACGCACGTCTAGACGCAGCTAATGCCAACCTTAACGACTTATATATAGAAGCCCCTTTTGCTGGCACTGTGGGTCTTATTGATTTCAGTCGCGGTAAACTAGTGAATGTAGGTACTGAATTGCTGACACTCGATGATCTATCAACGATGCAGCTCGATCTCCAAGTCCCTGAAAGTTATCTTCCAATGCTCGAAAGGGGCATGGATGTTACCGCGCTTACTGCGGCATGGGGCCCTCGAGTATTTACAGGTAAAGTCGTAGCGATAGATACTCGCGTGAATCAAGAAACCCTTAACCTGCGTGTTCGTATTCACTTTGAAAACGAAGACAGCCGCTTGAAGCCAGGCATGCTCGCACAAGCTCGTATGGAATTCCCACCAATTGAAGCACCAATTATCCCAGTTCAAGCATTAGAGTATTCAGGCACTAAGCGCTATGTGTATGTTGTTGATGACAACAATAAAGCCCATCGTACGGAAGTCTTCCTCGGTGCTCGCGTAGGTAACCAAGTTGTGATTGAGAAGGGAATTGAGATTGGTCAGCGCATCGTGGTGCAGGGCATTGTTAACATGCGCGATGGGGTTTCAGTCTCCGAAGTTAACGCGAATGGAGAGCCAAGTGCTGCTCGCATGCAAGGCGACAAAAAGCCAACGGATAAGGAAGCCAGCTAA